AACGGACGGTTGCCCGACTTGTCGATCGTTGCTTGAGCCGATTATCGGTGCCGGGTTTGGTGACCACCACGGTTGAAGAGGCAGTGTGGGTTGCCGAGTGGTGCCATCGGCGAGGCATTCCCTACCGACTGGATGAGCGCACGTACGCCTCACCTACCGTCGGTGATCCTATCTGTTTGATACAAATCGGATAAGGCGCGACATGGATTGTTGTGGTGGCGCTGTTAGACCCAAAAGCCCGGGCGTGGTTTATCCGGTCCGGAGAGGTACTGACGGGAATATCGAATATAGTTCTGGGCCGATTCCCTGATCCATGCGAGTTCCTGCTCGGTCACCGGGCGTTTGACCTTGGCTGGCGATCCCAGGATCAGACTCTTCGGGGGAACGATGGTGCCTTCTGTGACCAACGCTCCTGCGCCGACGACGGAGTCTTCCCCGATCACGGCGCCGTCCATGATGATGGCACCCATGCCGACCAGGACCCGGTTCTGAACGGTGCAGCCGTGCAGCACCACGTGGTGGCCGATCGTCACATCATCGCCGATGATGAGCGGGTGGGTGTCGTGCGTGACGTGCAACATGCAGAGGTCCTGGACGTTGGTCCGGTTTCCGATACGGATGTAGTTCACATCGCCTCGAATGACGGCGTGAAACCAGGCACTGCACTCTTCGCCCATCACGACGTCGCCGATGATGACGGCGGTGTCTTCGATAAAACAGGAGGAGGGAATAGTTGGCGTGATGCCCTGAAAGGTTCGAATCATGGGGCAATCTAGGACAGCTCCGGCTGGAATAGCAAGAGGCCTCGTTTGACAGACTTTTCCGGCCTTTCGTAGACTGACGGGCTATGGCTTCATCATTGATTACTCCATCACGTACGAAACGCACGAAACCCACCATCGGTTTTGTGAACCTGGGTTGTTCCAAGAACCAAGTCGATTCCGAGGTCATGCTCGGCACGCTGGTGGCCGGCGGGTTTCAACTGACCGGCGATGCCCGTGCTGCCGAAGTCGTGATCATCAATACCTGCGGCTTTATCGAAGAGGCCAAACAGGAGTCCATCAACAGCATCATCGAACACGGGCGCCTCAAAAAGTCAGGCTCCTGTCGGGTATTGATCGCCGCCGGGTGTCTGGCGCAGCGGTACCAGGGCGAACTTCTTAAGGAACTCCCTGAATTGGATGGGGTGGTCGGTACGGGCGAGTTCGGTCGCATCGCCGAAATTTGTCGCAGCCTCCTGGCTCCCAAAGCTCGTCAACAACGTGTCTGGCTCGGCCAGCCACCCTACTTGTACGATGCCGAGACGCCGCGCATCCGGCTGGGGACGCCCCACAGCGCCTACCTCAAAATTGCCGAAGGCTGTAACCGCAACTGTGCGTTCTGCGCCATTCCGATCATGAGGGGCAAGCAGCGAAGCCGCCCGATCGACTCGATCGTGGCAGAGGCGAAGCGGTTGGGGCAGGAAGGCGTGAAGGAACTCAACCTGATTTCGCAGGACACGATCAACTACGGCGTGGACATCGGGTTGAAGCAAGGCCTCACGGCGCTCCTGCGCGAATTGATCACGGTCGATGACGTACGGTGGATCAGACCCTTCTATTTGTACCCCCAGCAGGTCACGGACGAGCTGTTGGAGCTGTATGCCGGAGCGCCGCGTATCACGAAGTATCTCGACATGCCGTTGCAACATATCAGCGACCGCATGCTGAAGCGCATGCATCGGTTGGGTGATCGCAAACACATCACCAAGCTGGTTGAACGGATCCGCACGAAGATCCCCGGTGTGTTTTTTCGTACGGCGTTCATCGTCGGATTTCCCGGCGAGACCGATGAGCACTTTGAAGAATTGAAGCAGTTCATCCTCGACATGGAGTTCGATCGCGTCGCGGTCTTCCTGTATTCAGACGAAGAGGGAACGTCGGCGGTCGATCTCGATCACAAAGTCGAACAGGCGGTGATGGAGGAGCGGCGCAACGAATTGCTGGCGCTGCAGGAATCGATTTCAGAGTCCAAGAACCGCGAGTATCTCGGGCGTACGATCGAGGTGCTGATTGATGGAAAGTCTGAAGAATCAGATCGACTGCTTGAGGCCAGGCATGAGGGGTTGGCGCCGGAAATCGACGGGGTGGTGTATTGTGAACGCGGCGTCGGGAAGCCAGGCGACTTTGTGTCGGTAACGGTGACGGACGTGGCCGGGTACGATCTCATCGGGCAACCAGCCTCTGGGGTCGAGGCGCGGGCAACCTCCAGCGCGTCCCCGACCCTACTGATGCCCAAAAAGAGCGGGGCAGGCTACCGGTAGAGTGGTGCCGGCCGAAAGCCTGTCCACGCCGCTCGCCGTTACACCTTTGCGCTCAGATACAGCGATGCACCCCGTCGATTGATGAGAACCAGTACGGTCTGTCCCTTCTTCAGATGTGATGCCGCCTGATCATACTCCTTCACTGTCGTGACCGGCTTTCGGTTGATCTCGCGGATCACGTCGCCAGGCATCAAGCCCGCTCGCTCCGCATCGCTGTCCGGGTCGACCGCAGTGACCACGACTCCAGAGATCTTTCCCTTGAGTCCGAGCTCTTGCGCCGTATCACGATCCAGTTCCTGTACCGCGAGTCCCGCCAGGGGCTGATCAGAGGGCCCGGCCTCCGCCTTGGCCACCTGCGGATTGTCGGGCAACTCGGCGATGGTCACCACCAGCTCTTTTTCCTGGCCATCCCGCATCACCTTCACGGTAACTTTGCTGCCGACCGCACTTCGGGTCACCGCGCGTTGAAGCGTGACGGCGTCTTCGATCGAGGTGCCCTGAAATGAGAGGATCACGTCACCCTGTTTGATGCCGGCCTTCTCCGCCGGTCCC
This window of the Fimbriimonadaceae bacterium genome carries:
- a CDS encoding gamma carbonic anhydrase family protein → MIRTFQGITPTIPSSCFIEDTAVIIGDVVMGEECSAWFHAVIRGDVNYIRIGNRTNVQDLCMLHVTHDTHPLIIGDDVTIGHHVVLHGCTVQNRVLVGMGAIIMDGAVIGEDSVVGAGALVTEGTIVPPKSLILGSPAKVKRPVTEQELAWIRESAQNYIRYSRQYLSGPDKPRPGFWV
- the rimO gene encoding 30S ribosomal protein S12 methylthiotransferase RimO — translated: MASSLITPSRTKRTKPTIGFVNLGCSKNQVDSEVMLGTLVAGGFQLTGDARAAEVVIINTCGFIEEAKQESINSIIEHGRLKKSGSCRVLIAAGCLAQRYQGELLKELPELDGVVGTGEFGRIAEICRSLLAPKARQQRVWLGQPPYLYDAETPRIRLGTPHSAYLKIAEGCNRNCAFCAIPIMRGKQRSRPIDSIVAEAKRLGQEGVKELNLISQDTINYGVDIGLKQGLTALLRELITVDDVRWIRPFYLYPQQVTDELLELYAGAPRITKYLDMPLQHISDRMLKRMHRLGDRKHITKLVERIRTKIPGVFFRTAFIVGFPGETDEHFEELKQFILDMEFDRVAVFLYSDEEGTSAVDLDHKVEQAVMEERRNELLALQESISESKNREYLGRTIEVLIDGKSEESDRLLEARHEGLAPEIDGVVYCERGVGKPGDFVSVTVTDVAGYDLIGQPASGVEARATSSASPTLLMPKKSGAGYR
- a CDS encoding PDZ domain-containing protein, which encodes VNTRGELVGINTAIFSQTGGYQGVGFAVPTGMSKPIYESLVKTGKVVRGFLGIGIQDLNHDLAKSFGVTGSNGAVVTDVKEEGPAEKAGIKQGDVILSFQGTSIEDAVTLQRAVTRSAVGSKVTVKVMRDGQEKELVVTIAELPDNPQVAKAEAGPSDQPLAGLAVQELDRDTAQELGLKGKISGVVVTAVDPDSDAERAGLMPGDVIREINRKPVTTVKEYDQAASHLKKGQTVLVLINRRGASLYLSAKV